The genomic window tttaaaaaaaacatgaAAGAACATGTTTTTTTTGCTTCCATGAGAGACACATatttgcttccacgagagacacaatttttcttcttgtagaggaacgtctaaaagaaaaaaaaagtgctttcggcttggttttttccttgatttttttcGTCAAAACCTATTAATATGTgtaattttgaagatctcgatgcaaGAATCAATGATGAAAATGGTTCACAATttagacgcacggtttaagagataaaacgtttcgaataaataaatttacgagaaaagaaaaacttttataacATTTGCAAGGGGTAcccctcaattagtgatttcacaTTTTCACACTACCAGAAAGAAAATTATCCTAGCGATAGGACCATGAAAGAGACGATTGATTGGATGGCACACACGCCACACACTAGTAAGCATCGACGCTTCCAATTCAAAGGTAGACTAGAAAAAATAATCCAATTCAAATATGCAAGCCGCCAAGATGTGCGAGGAGTCCATCCCGGGGCTGCAGATCGACCACGTCGACATCTCCGACCTGCCGCTCCTCAACACCGACCTCGAGAACGTCGACGGCAACGCCTTCCCGGCCGCCGTCGAGGCGTTCCGGGGCACGGTCCGCGGCGCCGACTGCTTCCTCTTCGCCTCCCCCGAGTACAACTACTCCATCTCAGGTACCCGGCTCTGTTCGTCGGGAGTTTTTTGCTTTCTGAAAGGCTGAAACCCACAGCGTTCCCGATTCTGAAGTGAAAAATCTAGTGTTTGTGCAGGCCCTCTGAAGAACGCGCTGGACTGGGGGTCGCGGCCGCCGAACGTGTGGGCGGACAGGGCCGGCGCCATAGTGAGCGCGTCGGGGAAGTCCGGCGGCAAGAGGTCGGCGTACCACATCCGGCAGGTCGGGGTCTTCCTCGACATCCACTTCATCAACAAGCCGGAGGGGTTCGTCTCGGCGCGCCATCCGCAGAGCAAGTTCGACGACGACGGCAACCTCGTCGACCCGGAGACCGGGGAGCTGCTGAGGAACATCCTTCTTTCCCTGCAAGCGTTCGCGCTCAGGCTCATCCACGGCAACTCTCCTGCAAACTCTGGACAGGCTAGTTAATAAGGAAGAGATGCATGGATGGACCTAGTTGAGGTGTGTTGCTTGAATGATCTTTTATGGCAAACATTCTTCTTCGCCAGCTTCCATGGGATAATAACGGAATGGCTGTTCGTTCGGCCATTTTACATCCAGGTCCTgtacgaaaccatgatcaaagccTACATGGCCCATACGaagttatactccctctgttcctaaatataagtctttgtaaagattctactagatgaactacatacggagcaaaacgaATTATGAATTTATACGGAGCAAAACGAATTATGCATCTATATGAATTTATATTTAaaatgaaatctctacaaagacttatgtttaggaacggagggagtacaatgaaCGGCTATTAAACAATGTCGTATTAAAAAGACATAGAAAGAACCGTGCACATAGCAATGCTCAAATAAAAATCACACGGACAAGTGATTTTTCAGCACACCATCAAGTGTTCACTGCAGTCGGGTCATCAATGTCTCCCCCAACATGATTCAATTTCATCTCATCAAAACACCTGGACATCCTTTTACCTATCCCGTTGTATCAGCTTGGCAAGGTTTCTTCATGAGACTTTCTAGTTTTCCATGGTCTAGGTTGCATATATTGTCATACCTCGAGCCCAAGAAAAAGCCAACAAAAAGATCTTCACTTTCCAAGCCACTATGAGACGTCACAATTTTTCTTTTCAGTGCATTGCATCATTGAGTTTACATCTGCATAATCATATTGAGTTGATAGTCTTAGTCTTAGGGTCTATTTTGTTACAGTTTTCAGTTATATTCATGTTAGGCATGCTAGCGCCACACCAGCATCACGTCCGTTGCTGAGCACCAGCCACCTCATTAGCACAAAAAAAAAAAAGAGCACCACCCACCTGGAAATTCCATCCTCCCCCACCGACCTCTACATTGTCATATGTCAGGTCGCTTCCAAGGACAGACGACTGGAGCCAAATCCATGGAATTTTTTCCGACAAAGGGTGGATTTTGTTGGCTCAAATGAAGCATCGACAGGATACAATATGAGCACACACCCGACCTCTGCATAACTAGAATGCACACAGCCAACCTAACACACACTCACGCAAAAACACACCAACAACTAGCAAGGTCACAAGACCAAAAGCTATGCATAGGcgtggaaaaaagaaaaagaaaaggaacaaaAAGGCCCGAAGCGATCAGATCTGCAATTGACAAAAACTACAAGTGAGatcatatccgcaccaaccattgACATCACATGAAGGACAAGGATCTTCAACAGCAACATATCCACACCAACCATTGACACCACATGAAGGATAAGgatcttcaacagcaacgccttaagaATGCGGCCCTCCTGTGACGTTTTTACAGCTAGCTCATATTCTttgttaatttatttatttattatgatTTGATCTAAGTTAGGCTTTATATAGACAAAGTTTGCCTGTTactattctactccctccgtcccaaaatataagagcgttttttacactacactagtgtcaaaaacgttcttatattatgggacagaaggAGTAGTTATTGACCTTTTTTTTTCTGAACAAGGGAAGGCACCAACCGGTGCCAATTTCATTCAGCTCAAATGGTATTACAATGGCCTGAAGAAGCAAGTAAGAAGAGGAGAGCACAGCCAATGCCTAAGAGCTGAAGAAAGAGTAGTAGAGACAGGTTGTACAGAGCAACAACCTGGTGAGCTACATGACCGTAAAAAACTTTGAATGTAATACCTGAACAGCCAACAGCAATCTGTAATTGGAAAGAGATGGAGAAGAAGCTTGCAAAGTTGAAGTTGCCACAGCCCAAACTGAAGATGTTGTCACCACCATTGAAAGCAACAACTGGCTGCTACATGCTCCTCCCCGAGAAACCAAATCATCCAAGACTTGCCAGATCATATAGCAGGAATAAGAAGCAGCACAAACTTGAGGCCCATCATAGAAATCAAGAATACATAGAACAAAGTTCTGCTTGGCTATGGAGAGATCAACATCCTGCTGATTCATAAGAGCTTGGCAAGCACCCTTGTATGTAAGATTTGCAGAAGCGTATATCCCTTTGGTCTCGGGCCATTTTGTGATGTATCAGGGCTAGCCGAGCTGACGCTCTACATCCTTGGGAATGCTACTGTACATCAAGTATGGAGGTAGATCTAGTGGCGTATGCCCACACTCTTCACACCACGTCGATCAGAATAGGATGTTTGCAGAGCAAATCCTTGGCAGTGAGGAGTTCCATCATATCGTCGCCATCTTATTAAGTACAATGCTGGGGCTGGAAATGCTATTTATATATGCCGACGATTGATGGATATGGGCATGCTGGAAAAAGGATCGATCGGGAGCTTTATGAAGATTTATAATAATACTCAGAAGGGAACCATTCATGTACAAGCCGAATGATTGGATGCAGTAGTGTGTGCACCAAAATTCAGTGTTGTCTGCATTTTGGTTGTAATCTGGGTTAACTATGATTTTTTTTTGGCTTTGCTATTATGAACATAAGCAGTTGGTAACAATTTCAAGTGATATATATGTGGAACACTGTCATTAATGAAATCATGGAATCATTCATCTCATTCCATGCATGGTCTGTGTATGCTGCTGTAAAGATTCAGTGTTTTCCTTGCTGCAACTGATCTTGCAGCAAGATTCTAGTTAAAAGGTCCTTTGCAATACCACATTCTTCCAACTAATGCAGACAAAATCAGAGTTCAGAGAAGCCACCCCTTCTAACTACACTGGAGAATCTAGTTAAGTTCTAAATAATCACCCACTAATTCCACCCTTGTAATTAACTGCACAGGAGTTCCACCCCTGTAACCACTCCATTGCTTCAACAGACAAGTTTGAGTGAGAGGGGAAGAGGGAACATGAAGGGAGTTCTGCATATTTTGGCCTAAAGAGTTGAATTTTGCCTTGCTTATAAAATTAAAAGAATCACTATGAAATCTCAGAATATTTTCTCGCTGGTTAAAAAAGAAAAATGAGGGGTCAGAGCCAACCATTAAAACAGAACATTATTTTAGTGCGAAACCCATCTAAATTACTTGCAACTTCATACATCTCAGCACATACACGGGCAGTGCTGTCATTATATAGGAAATCCACAAAAGGAGAGGGAATTGCATGCAACCAGGTCAAATCAAAACAAATCCATCACCTCAGCAACAATACGGGAAATGACAAAATGGTTATCACTTACAAAAGCCGATCTAAGATTGTCTAATAAGTATTCATAAATACTTTCAGGCTGATGATATTATTACGAAACCAGTCGATACATACATATCGTTCTGTGCTTCTACTTGGAGGCAGGATATTGATCTCCACACTTGCTGGGGGATATTATCAGTCTTACTTCCTTACCTTTTTGGGCAGCCGGCAACCATTATGCGCAAGCTGGGTCACGTCGTGGACATACATGATAGGAGACGGGGTCCTCACTCTTTCGCCACGGAAACCATCCGCAAAGCCCATgatcaccttcttcttcttcctgaaaAAGGAGTATCCTTTCACCTTCACAACGACCGACTTGAGGCCAATCTTGCTGGCAACTCGCCCCATGTGTTCCCCTGTTGCTTCACCAGCATACCGAGCAAGACGAGACCGCCCCTTTCGATCCTCCAAACAGCCGGCGGAAGCCCCAGCCTTCCTGTTCCCCTTGACGTCCGTCACAGTCACAAAGGTCTTCTTCCCCTTGAGCGTGACGTGGAGAACGTCCCTCTTTACTCGCGGAGCCCCTGCTGGCCGCAGCATTTCCATGTTAAACCGGCCGGACCTGCCACCACCGACAGTGAATCCGGTTCCACCCATCCTGCCACCAAGGGCTGTGAATCCGTTTCCACCCATCCTGCCATCACCGGCTGTGAATCCGTTTCCCCCCATCCTGCCATCAGCAGTTGTAAATCCGTTTCCACCCATCCTTCCACCACCGGCTGTGAATCCGTTCTCAGCAAAATGACGGGGAAAACCGCCGTCAGTCTGGTTCCGTGCTTGCATGATGAGGCGGCTCATCGGATCACCGGCGTTCATGAGGCCCTGCAATGGGCCCTGCAAAAGCACAAATCGAGATTCAAATTGTATATAACAAGACCGACCACTCTGTTGATGTCTCGGCAAAACTTGGAAAAAAAAATGCAGAAAAAGTGCGTGTACTTATATTATAGCAATGTATCAGCTAACAAGATTTAAGGTTATAGTAGCAAGCATTTGCGGTCACCAACAGGCACCGGACTCGGTTAATTTGTTGGGTTAGCTGGAAATGGCAACGGAGGTGTAAGTACAGTagcaaagaaacaaaaaaatgatTAAAAGAAACTCCTCTGTTTTCTTCCTATCTTGTTCTAATCCCCATGAAATGAAACTAAATCACTGGTTGAATTGGCCTGCGAGCATTGTGCCACTCGAGGTGAGAGGCCTAGCTCCTGAATTTATCTATCTGTTTCAGTTCATGAGATCCACTCTACCAACGAATTGCCAGATAGATGGGTCTAATTAGCTCCAAATGCAACGGAAGGGAGCAATGTCGGTCAGTTAGACCGGGGGGCTGGTAAACGTACCTTGTCAGTTGACAGCAGGCGCTGGGCGCCTGGTGAGGCGAGCGGTCGCAGGAGTGCTCGGCCGGCGAGCCCGAGGGGCCTCGCTGCCATCGCCGCCTGCTGGCCGGACGAGGACGGGATCCTCTAtgggccggcggcagcggcggggagcAGATCCGGCGGTTGCTTCGGTCCAAGTCGACACAGAGACGATCGAGGGAGGAGTTCTGCCGGGAAGAGCCGgtcgaggaggagggtggtggctcCAGCGGCGGAGCGAGACGgggaatggcggcggcggcggcggtggggatcGGAGTTTTTTTTAGTTGAAGGCACGGGAAACCTAACGAGACGTCGTGGGCGGCTGGGGAGAACGCTGTGTAGCTCATCCAATATCTTCAGGCCCATTAGCAACTGGATGCCACCAAAAAGGCCCGACACAACCCATCTCCAGGCCGGCCCAGACAGATTAATTGGTTCCCGAGCGGATCAATGGCTGGTTTAGGACTTGTTTGTGACTGTTCCGCTTCATCAAAATCAGCTTCATGTAGGATGGCCAAGTAAGAAGGGAGCAAACTTTATGTTTCAAGCTGGAGAAACTTGAGGAGCAGGAAGACTTGGTGTGGCGACAGAGGGGCCATGCAAATTGGTTGCTTCACGGTGATAGGAATAACGTTATTTCCAGGCGTATGCatcgaaaagaaaaaggaaaaataccgTTAAACGACTGAGAAGGGAGGATGGGGTGGTGGTAGAGGATCAGGAAGGAATGAAGTCTCTTATAACTAACTATTTTTCCTTCTTGT from Triticum aestivum cultivar Chinese Spring chromosome 3B, IWGSC CS RefSeq v2.1, whole genome shotgun sequence includes these protein-coding regions:
- the LOC123067959 gene encoding probable NADPH:quinone oxidoreductase 2, with the translated sequence MQAAKMCEESIPGLQIDHVDISDLPLLNTDLENVDGNAFPAAVEAFRGTVRGADCFLFASPEYNYSISGPLKNALDWGSRPPNVWADRAGAIVSASGKSGGKRSAYHIRQVGVFLDIHFINKPEGFVSARHPQSKFDDDGNLVDPETGELLRNILLSLQAFALRLIHGNSPANSGQAS
- the LOC123072544 gene encoding probable ribosomal protein S11, mitochondrial, with the protein product MAARPLGLAGRALLRPLASPGAQRLLSTDKGPLQGLMNAGDPMSRLIMQARNQTDGGFPRHFAENGFTAGGGRMGGNGFTTADGRMGGNGFTAGDGRMGGNGFTALGGRMGGTGFTVGGGRSGRFNMEMLRPAGAPRVKRDVLHVTLKGKKTFVTVTDVKGNRKAGASAGCLEDRKGRSRLARYAGEATGEHMGRVASKIGLKSVVVKVKGYSFFRKKKKVIMGFADGFRGERVRTPSPIMYVHDVTQLAHNGCRLPKKVRK